Proteins encoded together in one Pontiella desulfatans window:
- a CDS encoding transglutaminase family protein, which yields MAIRVSLHHKTEYFYDRLAELGPQIIRLRPTPHCRTPIVSYSLKIEPEDHFLNWQQDPQNNYLARLLVNQPTRKFSMEVDLVADLKPINPFDFFLEEDAETYPFEYDYKLRRELRSYFAKQRLTPLFQEFLESIDTSEVRSIDFLAMVNAKVNGHLQYTLRMDPGIYTPERTLREGKGSCRDFAWLLVNLFRRLGLAARFVSGYSIQLAADEKPVDPNAPAGVSDDVCDLHAWCEVYLPGAGWVGLDATSGLFCGEGHIPLATSADAKGASPLEGGISQCETEFNVEMSVTRIHEDPRVTKPYTDGQWNAVVKLGDLVDERLKAGDVRLSMGGEPTFISGTDLEGEEWNTGAVGPTKKPLSEKLIRRLRARFGPQGLLHFGQGKWYPGEPLPRWALGLYWRKDGQPVWANEKLLGSENEKYGYTYKDALALTEELTRQLGVDRDYINPAFEDPVKFSLRERELPINVDPLDSKLDDPQEREQLLKVFKRGLNTPVGYVLPLERTGSGWQSGLWMLRGKQLYLIPGDSPLGLRLPLESLPWAKKEDRPVMGTADPSAYHPPLPSRRALVVPQNRGDAPRDAGIFESNEQTSDQLPQFGESAPWVVRTAMCVECREGRLYVFFPPCSKIEDYLDLVAAVEHAAEVTGTPVLIEGYEPPHDPRIEYMKVTPDPGVIEVNIQPAYSWREMIHNTSILYEEAREWLLRTDKFQLDGRHTGTGGGNHVVVGGATPADSPFLRRPDLLKSLIGYWMNHPSLSYLFSGLFIGPTSQAPRVDEGRPDAAYEMELAFRQIPNSKDPSIPPWLVDRVFRHLLTDLTGNTHRAEFCIDKMYSPDSATGRLGLVEFRGFEMPPHARMSLTQQLLLRALIADFWERPYDEPLTRWLTHLHDRFMLPHYVHHDFSAVIERLNEANFPFRQEWFATHFEFRFPVIGTVMIDGVTIELRQAIEPWLVLGEEAGGGGTARYVDSSLERLQVKVIGLNEQKHALAVNGIEVPLTATDEPGVYVAGVRYRAWQPPSCLHPTIPVHAPLVFDLVDRQNARAVGGCTYHVSHPGGRSHEIFPINALEAETRRAERFRTLGHTPGPFQMRRIPRNPEMPVTLDLRRL from the coding sequence ATGGCCATACGCGTTTCGCTACACCACAAGACCGAATATTTCTACGACCGCCTCGCCGAACTCGGCCCCCAAATTATTCGTTTGCGCCCCACTCCGCACTGCCGAACCCCGATCGTTAGCTATTCCTTGAAGATCGAACCCGAAGACCATTTCCTGAACTGGCAGCAGGATCCGCAAAACAACTACCTGGCCCGCCTGCTGGTCAACCAACCGACGCGGAAATTCAGCATGGAGGTCGACCTCGTCGCCGACCTCAAACCCATCAACCCGTTCGACTTTTTCCTGGAGGAAGACGCCGAAACATACCCCTTCGAATATGACTATAAGTTGCGACGCGAGCTGCGTTCCTATTTTGCCAAGCAACGCCTGACGCCCCTGTTCCAGGAATTCCTCGAATCCATCGACACCTCCGAAGTCCGCAGCATCGACTTTCTCGCCATGGTGAATGCCAAGGTGAACGGCCACCTCCAATATACGTTGCGGATGGATCCGGGCATCTACACCCCGGAGCGCACGCTCCGGGAAGGCAAAGGCAGCTGCCGCGATTTCGCGTGGCTGCTGGTGAACCTGTTCCGGCGGCTCGGGCTCGCCGCCCGCTTTGTTTCCGGCTATTCCATCCAGCTCGCCGCCGATGAAAAACCGGTGGATCCGAATGCACCCGCGGGGGTTTCGGACGATGTCTGCGACCTGCACGCCTGGTGCGAGGTCTACCTGCCCGGTGCCGGCTGGGTCGGGCTCGATGCCACCAGCGGGCTCTTCTGCGGCGAAGGCCACATTCCGCTCGCCACCTCGGCCGATGCCAAGGGCGCCTCCCCGCTCGAGGGCGGAATCAGCCAATGCGAAACCGAATTCAATGTCGAAATGTCGGTCACCCGCATCCACGAAGACCCGCGCGTCACCAAGCCCTACACCGACGGCCAATGGAATGCCGTCGTCAAACTCGGCGACCTCGTCGACGAGCGGCTGAAAGCCGGCGACGTCCGCCTCAGCATGGGGGGCGAGCCCACCTTTATTTCCGGCACCGACCTCGAAGGCGAAGAGTGGAACACCGGGGCCGTCGGCCCCACCAAGAAGCCGCTTTCGGAAAAACTGATCCGCCGCCTGCGCGCCCGCTTTGGCCCGCAGGGCCTGCTCCACTTCGGGCAGGGCAAGTGGTATCCCGGCGAGCCGCTGCCGCGCTGGGCGCTCGGCCTCTACTGGCGCAAGGACGGCCAGCCGGTCTGGGCCAACGAAAAGCTCCTCGGCAGTGAAAACGAAAAGTATGGGTATACCTATAAAGACGCGCTGGCCCTGACGGAAGAGCTGACCCGCCAGCTCGGCGTCGACCGCGACTACATCAACCCCGCCTTCGAAGACCCGGTTAAGTTTTCCCTGCGCGAACGCGAACTGCCGATCAACGTCGACCCGCTCGACAGCAAGCTCGACGACCCGCAGGAACGCGAACAGCTGCTCAAGGTGTTCAAACGCGGGCTGAATACGCCGGTTGGCTATGTTTTGCCGCTCGAACGCACCGGCAGCGGCTGGCAAAGCGGCCTCTGGATGCTGCGCGGCAAGCAACTGTATCTGATTCCAGGCGACTCCCCGCTCGGCCTGCGCCTTCCGCTCGAAAGCCTGCCCTGGGCGAAAAAGGAAGACCGCCCGGTGATGGGCACCGCCGACCCATCGGCCTACCACCCGCCGCTGCCCAGCCGCCGCGCCCTCGTGGTGCCGCAAAACCGCGGCGATGCACCGCGCGATGCCGGCATCTTCGAAAGCAATGAACAAACGTCCGACCAGCTTCCGCAATTCGGCGAGTCCGCCCCCTGGGTGGTCCGCACGGCCATGTGCGTCGAATGCCGCGAGGGGCGGCTCTATGTCTTCTTCCCGCCCTGCAGCAAGATCGAGGACTACCTCGACCTCGTCGCCGCCGTCGAACACGCCGCCGAGGTCACCGGCACGCCGGTGCTCATCGAAGGCTATGAACCGCCGCACGATCCACGCATTGAATACATGAAGGTCACGCCCGATCCGGGGGTGATCGAAGTCAACATCCAGCCGGCCTACTCCTGGCGGGAAATGATCCACAACACCTCGATCCTCTATGAAGAGGCGCGCGAATGGCTGTTGCGGACCGACAAGTTCCAGCTCGATGGCCGCCACACCGGCACCGGCGGCGGCAACCATGTGGTGGTCGGCGGCGCAACCCCCGCCGACTCGCCGTTCCTGCGGCGCCCCGATCTCCTCAAGTCGCTGATCGGCTATTGGATGAACCATCCGTCGCTCAGCTACCTGTTCAGCGGGCTGTTCATCGGCCCGACCTCGCAAGCCCCGCGCGTCGACGAAGGCCGCCCGGATGCCGCCTACGAAATGGAACTGGCGTTCCGGCAGATTCCGAATTCGAAGGATCCGTCCATCCCGCCGTGGCTGGTCGACCGCGTTTTCCGGCATCTGCTGACCGACCTCACCGGCAACACGCACCGCGCCGAGTTCTGCATCGATAAAATGTATTCGCCCGACAGCGCCACCGGACGCCTCGGCCTGGTGGAATTCCGCGGGTTCGAAATGCCGCCGCATGCCCGCATGAGCCTCACCCAACAGTTGCTGCTGCGCGCCCTGATTGCCGATTTCTGGGAACGCCCGTACGACGAACCGCTCACGCGCTGGCTCACGCACCTGCACGACCGCTTCATGCTGCCGCACTATGTCCATCACGATTTTTCAGCGGTGATCGAGCGCCTCAACGAGGCCAACTTCCCGTTCCGGCAGGAATGGTTCGCCACCCATTTCGAGTTCCGTTTCCCCGTCATTGGAACCGTCATGATCGACGGCGTAACGATCGAACTGCGCCAGGCGATCGAACCCTGGCTGGTGCTCGGCGAAGAGGCCGGCGGCGGAGGCACCGCCCGCTATGTCGACTCGTCGCTCGAACGCCTGCAGGTTAAGGTGATTGGACTCAACGAGCAGAAACATGCCCTTGCCGTGAACGGCATCGAGGTTCCTTTGACGGCCACCGATGAGCCGGGCGTTTATGTGGCGGGCGTGCGCTACCGCGCCTGGCAGCCACCGAGCTGCCTGCACCCCACGATTCCGGTGCACGCTCCGCTTGTATTTGATTTGGTGGATCGGCAAAATGCGCGCGCTGTTGGAGGTTGTACCTATCATGTCAGCCACCCCGGCGGAAGAAGCCATGAAATTTTCCCGATCAATGCACTCGAAGCAGAAACCCGGCGCGCCGAGCGTTTCCGGACGCTGGGCCATACGCCCGGGCCGTTCCAGATGCGCCGCATTCCCCGCAACCCGGAAATGCCGGTCACGCTCGACCTGCGCCGCCTTTAA
- a CDS encoding transglutaminase family protein, with translation MIYHLRHLTSFRYTQPVTFVYNTLHLKPRELPWQTIKSFRLEIEPEPVVLSERIDYFGNSATFFMIQTPHDAMKVLTQSVIEVLPRMPAAQTSIAWDTAQRTMRADTTPNGLDAYQYSFASLYAKPLEKARAYALPSCRPGMSIHAVATELMTRINTDFTFDPKATTVATPVEDVLQNRRGVCQDFAHLMVSCLRSIGLSARYMSGYIQTVPPPGQPRLAGADASHAWVAVYCPQAGWLELDPTNNQAADEQYITLGCGRDFQDVSPAKGVLLGGGKHTVHAQVDMIPETELRPVQSQQQQQQ, from the coding sequence ATGATTTACCATCTTCGCCATCTGACCTCGTTCCGCTACACGCAGCCGGTAACCTTTGTCTACAACACGCTGCATCTCAAACCCCGGGAACTTCCGTGGCAGACCATAAAATCCTTCAGGCTGGAGATTGAGCCGGAACCCGTCGTGCTGAGCGAGCGCATCGACTATTTCGGCAACTCCGCCACGTTTTTCATGATCCAGACACCGCACGACGCCATGAAAGTGCTCACCCAGTCCGTGATCGAGGTGCTGCCCCGGATGCCGGCGGCACAGACGAGTATTGCCTGGGATACCGCGCAGCGGACCATGCGGGCGGATACGACCCCCAACGGTCTCGATGCCTATCAGTACAGCTTCGCCTCGCTCTATGCCAAACCGCTGGAAAAAGCCCGGGCGTATGCCCTGCCCTCATGCCGCCCCGGCATGAGCATCCATGCCGTCGCCACCGAGCTGATGACGCGTATCAACACCGACTTCACCTTCGACCCCAAGGCCACCACCGTGGCCACCCCGGTGGAGGACGTGCTGCAGAACCGCCGCGGGGTCTGTCAGGATTTTGCGCATTTAATGGTTTCCTGCCTGCGCAGCATAGGCCTGTCGGCGCGCTACATGAGCGGGTACATCCAGACGGTCCCGCCGCCCGGCCAACCGCGTCTGGCCGGAGCCGATGCATCGCACGCCTGGGTGGCGGTTTACTGCCCGCAGGCCGGCTGGCTGGAGCTCGACCCCACCAACAATCAGGCGGCCGATGAACAATACATCACGCTCGGCTGTGGTCGGGACTTTCAGGATGTAAGCCCCGCCAAAGGCGTTCTGCTCGGCGGCGGCAAACACACGGTCCACGCCCAGGTCGACATGATTCCGGAAACCGAACTTCGTCCGGTCCAGTCGCAACAGCAACAACAGCAATAA
- a CDS encoding circularly permuted type 2 ATP-grasp protein yields MSVMTDFYRPLPDAYPEMVDGKGAVRPHWQTMLQQLENYGPQNIDARWQRAQRTIRENGVTYNVYDDEKGSSHPWMLDPVPLMIPPDEWDALSAGLIQRTKVLNLALADLYSKQTLLHSNVLPSELLYANPHFLRPCSQITPRNGQYLTLHAVDLARTPSGTWSVVKDLAQAPPGAGYSLENRLVMSRTFPTMYRVCGVERLAPFFAALRNTLEGLAAGRTSNPHIVVLTSGPHSSSYFEHAYIARYLGYPLVVGNDLTVRGSEVFLKTLSGLRKVDVILRRQADALCDPLELAPDSPYGTPGLLQAAIDGEVAIANALGSGLAGTPALLPFVPGLCRKLIGEEPRLPTLPTLWCGQPKECKQVLDQLDRWVIKHAFSGSLGKPVFVQNLSPAERTKLADRIKAEPRQFIAQENIQLSSSPCWLDKRLTSRHTMLRAFIVATAEGWMVMPGGLVRTAPKADSTIVSMESGGGSKDAWVQARGRVEHVTLLAADDDDILPSRSDANLSSRVADNLFWLGRYVQRADMHARLLRTILRRLAEETQPDGSPELAELLRTLAVITEQEPAVRIPTNPLQDPGPAQAYINTMIFDRALPGNLHHALTSAANIGSTVRERISIDTWRILDRMNGELHSTPAGGDLPDALDMLDRLLMPLAAFSGLSSESMTHGYGWRFMDMGFRMERATMSAQLLRELLQKPAAFEKPVLDAILEVANSSMTYRSRYQSHVTPLPLLDLLLCDDTNPRSLAYQLEMISQHVHALSQLPDRGVLPEQTLATELVQRIEQCDLNLLVQTDAKGCREALSSLLSEIIGHVYELSDMVTHRYLAHVYSTSKLASSIGSECWNGEEDE; encoded by the coding sequence ATGAGTGTAATGACCGATTTCTACCGGCCACTCCCGGACGCGTACCCTGAAATGGTGGATGGGAAGGGGGCGGTCCGCCCCCACTGGCAAACCATGCTGCAGCAGCTGGAGAACTACGGGCCGCAAAACATTGATGCCCGCTGGCAACGCGCCCAGCGCACGATCCGCGAAAACGGCGTGACCTACAATGTCTACGACGATGAAAAAGGCAGCAGCCATCCGTGGATGCTCGACCCCGTGCCTTTGATGATTCCTCCCGATGAATGGGACGCACTTTCGGCCGGACTGATCCAGCGGACGAAGGTGCTCAACCTCGCCCTGGCGGATCTTTATTCAAAACAAACACTCCTGCATTCCAATGTCCTGCCGAGCGAGCTGCTCTATGCCAACCCGCATTTTCTGCGGCCCTGCAGTCAGATTACTCCGCGCAACGGGCAGTATCTCACGCTGCACGCCGTCGATCTGGCCCGGACCCCTTCGGGAACGTGGAGCGTGGTGAAAGATCTGGCCCAGGCACCGCCCGGCGCGGGCTATTCGCTTGAAAACCGTCTGGTGATGTCGCGCACCTTTCCAACCATGTACCGGGTTTGCGGCGTGGAACGGCTGGCCCCTTTTTTTGCCGCCCTGCGCAATACGCTCGAAGGGCTGGCCGCCGGCCGGACCTCCAACCCGCACATTGTGGTGCTGACGTCCGGGCCGCACAGTTCAAGTTATTTCGAGCATGCCTACATCGCCCGCTATCTGGGGTATCCGCTGGTGGTCGGGAACGACCTGACGGTGCGCGGCAGCGAGGTTTTTCTCAAAACGCTGTCCGGTTTGCGCAAGGTCGACGTCATCCTTCGCCGGCAGGCCGATGCGCTGTGCGATCCACTGGAACTCGCCCCGGATTCGCCGTACGGCACACCTGGCCTCCTGCAGGCGGCCATCGACGGCGAAGTGGCCATTGCCAATGCCCTCGGCAGCGGACTGGCAGGAACCCCGGCCCTGCTGCCATTCGTGCCCGGACTTTGCCGAAAACTGATCGGGGAAGAACCCCGGTTGCCGACCCTGCCAACCCTCTGGTGCGGCCAGCCCAAGGAGTGCAAACAGGTACTCGACCAACTTGATCGATGGGTCATCAAACACGCCTTTTCCGGAAGCCTCGGAAAGCCGGTCTTTGTCCAGAACCTCTCCCCGGCGGAACGCACGAAACTCGCCGACCGGATCAAGGCGGAACCCCGGCAGTTTATCGCGCAGGAAAACATCCAGCTTTCCTCCTCGCCCTGCTGGCTGGATAAGCGACTGACCTCGCGCCACACCATGCTCCGGGCTTTTATCGTGGCCACGGCGGAGGGGTGGATGGTTATGCCCGGCGGACTCGTTCGTACGGCACCGAAGGCCGACTCCACCATCGTCAGCATGGAGAGCGGCGGCGGTTCGAAGGATGCCTGGGTGCAGGCCCGCGGGAGGGTCGAACACGTCACGCTGCTTGCGGCGGACGACGATGATATCCTGCCGTCGCGCAGCGATGCCAACCTGTCGAGCCGGGTGGCCGACAACCTGTTCTGGCTCGGCCGCTATGTCCAGCGGGCGGATATGCATGCCCGCCTGCTGCGCACCATCCTGCGGCGCCTCGCCGAGGAAACCCAGCCCGATGGTTCGCCGGAACTGGCCGAACTGCTGCGGACGCTGGCCGTGATTACCGAACAGGAACCTGCAGTCCGCATCCCGACCAATCCCCTGCAGGACCCGGGGCCGGCCCAGGCGTATATCAACACCATGATCTTCGACCGTGCACTGCCCGGCAACCTGCACCATGCACTCACCAGCGCTGCCAACATCGGCTCGACGGTGCGCGAGCGGATCAGCATCGACACCTGGCGCATCCTCGACCGCATGAACGGCGAACTCCATTCCACCCCCGCCGGTGGTGACCTGCCCGATGCGCTCGACATGCTGGACCGACTGCTGATGCCGCTGGCCGCCTTTTCCGGACTGAGCTCCGAGAGTATGACGCATGGCTATGGCTGGCGTTTTATGGACATGGGCTTCCGCATGGAACGCGCCACCATGAGCGCACAGCTGCTGCGGGAACTGCTGCAAAAGCCGGCCGCCTTTGAAAAGCCGGTGCTGGATGCCATTCTCGAAGTGGCCAACAGCTCCATGACCTACCGTTCGCGCTACCAAAGCCATGTAACCCCGCTGCCGCTACTCGACCTGCTGCTCTGCGATGATACGAACCCACGCAGTCTGGCCTATCAGCTGGAGATGATCAGTCAGCACGTGCATGCCCTCTCTCAGCTGCCCGACCGCGGCGTGCTGCCGGAACAGACCCTTGCAACCGAACTGGTTCAACGGATTGAACAATGCGATCTCAACCTGCTGGTTCAAACCGATGCGAAAGGCTGCCGGGAGGCGCTGAGCAGCCTGCTCTCCGAGATCATCGGGCACGTGTATGAACTCAGCGACATGGTCACCCACCGCTATCTGGCGCACGTGTACTCCACCAGTAAACTGGCATCGTCCATCGGTTCCGAATGCTGGAACGGGGAGGAGGACGAATGA
- a CDS encoding circularly permuted type 2 ATP-grasp protein, which translates to MTFEGYKTESFFDELFDNQGQARDCARLLVEAIEKLPKGDLRKRQSASERAMLSMGITFNVYGSNEGTERAIPFDIVPRIIDGKEWDGVEAGLKQRIKAVNRFIDDIYHERAIIKDGVIPEWLFTSSKGYLPQCQGLNPPGGVWAHVTGTDLVRDEHGTFFVLEDNLRVPSGVSYVLLDRTLMKRNFPEVFHKSGVRRVVDYPIEFMKMLHRLAPEGVKNPTVAVLTPGVYNSAYFEHTFLARQMGALLVEGQDLFYDGKYVCAKTVDGLQRIDVIYRRVDDEFLDPQVFRADSTLGCKGMMKAFREGHLTLANAPGTGVADDKVVYAFVPDMIRYYLGEEPLLPNVPTHLCIDEEALAYTLDNLDKLVVKPASESGGYGMLVGPASTKKERAEFAQVLRANPRNYISQPTLSLSRAPVLVNNHFEGRHVDLRPYILHSGDDSYVLPGGLTRVALKKGSLVVNSSQGGGTKDTWVVDHTPEEEAI; encoded by the coding sequence ATGACGTTTGAAGGCTATAAGACCGAATCCTTTTTCGATGAGCTATTCGATAACCAAGGACAGGCGCGCGATTGCGCCCGGTTGCTTGTGGAAGCCATCGAGAAACTCCCTAAAGGCGATTTGCGAAAACGCCAGAGTGCCAGCGAGCGCGCCATGCTCAGCATGGGCATCACCTTCAACGTATACGGATCGAACGAGGGCACCGAGCGCGCCATCCCCTTCGATATTGTCCCGCGCATCATTGACGGGAAGGAGTGGGATGGGGTCGAAGCCGGATTGAAACAGCGGATCAAGGCCGTGAACCGGTTCATCGACGACATCTACCACGAGCGCGCAATCATCAAGGACGGGGTGATCCCGGAATGGCTCTTCACCTCCTCCAAGGGCTACCTGCCGCAGTGCCAGGGCCTCAACCCGCCCGGCGGCGTCTGGGCGCATGTGACCGGCACCGACCTGGTTCGGGATGAACACGGAACCTTTTTCGTGCTGGAAGATAACCTTCGGGTTCCTTCGGGGGTGTCCTACGTCCTGCTCGACCGCACCTTGATGAAGCGCAACTTCCCCGAAGTGTTCCATAAAAGCGGTGTGCGACGGGTGGTCGATTATCCCATCGAGTTCATGAAAATGCTGCACCGCCTCGCGCCGGAGGGGGTCAAAAACCCCACGGTCGCGGTGCTGACGCCCGGAGTCTACAACTCGGCCTACTTCGAACACACCTTCCTCGCCCGGCAGATGGGCGCACTGCTCGTGGAGGGGCAGGATCTGTTCTACGACGGAAAATATGTCTGCGCGAAAACCGTGGACGGACTCCAGCGGATCGATGTGATCTACCGGCGGGTCGATGACGAGTTCCTGGACCCCCAGGTGTTCCGCGCCGATTCCACCCTCGGCTGCAAAGGCATGATGAAGGCATTCCGCGAAGGGCACCTCACGCTGGCCAACGCGCCCGGCACCGGCGTGGCCGACGACAAGGTGGTGTATGCCTTCGTACCCGACATGATCCGCTACTACCTGGGCGAAGAACCGCTGCTGCCCAATGTTCCCACCCACCTGTGCATCGACGAAGAAGCCCTCGCGTACACCCTGGACAACCTGGACAAACTGGTCGTTAAACCCGCCAGCGAATCCGGCGGCTACGGGATGCTGGTGGGCCCCGCATCCACCAAAAAGGAGCGTGCGGAATTCGCGCAGGTGCTGCGCGCCAACCCGCGCAACTATATTTCCCAGCCGACCCTCTCCCTGTCGCGCGCCCCGGTGCTGGTGAACAACCACTTCGAGGGGCGGCACGTCGATCTGCGCCCCTACATCCTGCACAGCGGCGACGATTCCTATGTCTTGCCCGGTGGCCTGACCCGCGTCGCCCTGAAGAAAGGGTCGCTGGTGGTCAACTCCTCCCAGGGGGGCGGAACCAAGGATACGTGGGTGGTGGATCATACCCCGGAAGAGGAGGCCATCTAA
- a CDS encoding alpha-E domain-containing protein — MLSRVAEQIMWMSRYLERAANTARFLEVSYHLNLDLQQGGHDQWRPLVEITGDMKVFQARYGEPTSENVMHFLMFNPEYINSIQSCLNMARENAKSLRAAMPSELFEAINSLGRLVPDAARKKDFFHSQILELCREVKRECMMISGMVSEIIERARGYHFWRLGEYMERADKTSRLLHVKYFYIHPQITDLETSIDDMQWLALLLSLDAREAYHRTHGLIQRDNVIHMIVLNPAFPRAILFCLQSALQSLNRITEGKQGEPHRHLCALCERLESMSGADIISTGLNEFIEDLQLEMNNINTEIFEHFNPAPNLSSGA; from the coding sequence ATGTTGAGCCGAGTTGCAGAACAGATCATGTGGATGAGCCGCTATCTTGAACGTGCCGCAAACACCGCCCGTTTTCTTGAGGTGAGTTACCACCTCAACCTAGACCTTCAGCAAGGGGGGCATGACCAATGGCGTCCCTTGGTCGAAATTACCGGCGACATGAAGGTTTTCCAGGCCCGCTACGGCGAACCCACCAGCGAAAACGTGATGCATTTCCTGATGTTCAACCCCGAATACATCAACTCCATCCAGAGCTGCCTGAACATGGCCCGGGAAAATGCGAAGAGCCTGCGTGCAGCCATGCCCTCCGAGCTCTTCGAAGCCATCAACAGCCTGGGTAGGCTCGTGCCCGACGCCGCCCGGAAAAAGGATTTTTTCCACAGCCAGATCCTTGAACTCTGCCGCGAAGTGAAACGCGAATGCATGATGATCTCCGGCATGGTTTCCGAAATCATTGAGCGTGCCCGGGGCTATCATTTCTGGCGGCTCGGGGAATATATGGAACGCGCTGACAAAACATCACGTTTGCTGCACGTCAAATATTTCTACATCCACCCGCAGATCACCGACCTGGAAACTTCGATCGACGACATGCAATGGCTGGCGCTGCTGCTCTCGCTGGATGCCCGCGAGGCGTACCACCGCACCCACGGCCTCATCCAGCGCGACAATGTCATCCACATGATCGTCCTCAACCCCGCGTTTCCCCGAGCCATCCTCTTCTGCCTGCAATCGGCGTTGCAAAGCCTCAACCGGATCACGGAAGGCAAGCAGGGCGAACCGCACCGGCACTTGTGCGCACTGTGCGAACGGCTTGAATCGATGAGCGGTGCGGATATCATTTCGACCGGCCTGAATGAGTTCATCGAAGACCTGCAACTTGAAATGAATAATATAAACACCGAGATCTTTGAGCATTTCAATCCCGCCCCCAACCTTTCTTCCGGAGCCTGA